Below is a window of Humulus lupulus chromosome 9, drHumLupu1.1, whole genome shotgun sequence DNA.
tatttattttcatgtagatctaatattaaaaaaattaatatgagataacctagaatatgtttctaaaattgaattcaaagagaaacaaagataagaatacttaccgtatacgcagcggaatgaaagagtcattccttcagtttctctaactcttgtatccttttttgtcgcagagtatttgtcaagaaactgaaccgttcttctaatttcttcacagtcttccaatgtatccttagaatcacctagactagagtgggaaattctcaacacatgagatagatacatagagaagaagagaaaataacaaagaggcttagaaaaggacttgtgtttagagagaatctaaaaatatcagaaaatctgacttctgaacttgtcagaacttgtgttttgacttatctctaagcactccttttatagactcaattaggccatttaatttaattaaaaattaataaaataatagccaattaatagccctaggtcgaaattatcatgggctttaggcctgtgaaatttcccatttgattataagtccattggacttaaaatcaaggcctgtattattttctattgatttaattaattaaataattatttaaatcctttatcaaattaattatttataattttaaccttgatttaaacttatttattaatttagataacaatttatcttaattaataaatctgtcataatttctcttttcttctcaaaattacataactctgcgAAACTATCgaaaattaacctggtcaactttgataattctaattgataattaaatcaattaattgagactatctagatgattttatccaaggtacaatggggaccatgggcctatgaaatcaagctccaataagttatcataaatttaacaaataaatttactaacttattaattccttgtgactccactataaactcagaattgcactcttgaattcatagaacactctataacaaatatagatatgctattaattatccattgttacaacaataattgtcactcaatcctctatagacggtctacaatgagataagactaaaatatcgttttacccctcattgcattttatccttaaaacacttagttccttgtaaatgatatttcagtaaactaatttaattactgaaatgagatctctatcatttaaaaccttgaaccaaactaaaaggaaaccatcgtttcacttctttatcagaagctatagatgttcatatctatgattaaaactcccactcaattatactaccgagtttccaagatgtaagtatgggctagttcgtagggtaagctggtaacgaacaagtcaaagaactcaaataatataatcagttagaatactaaccactcagaattgagatttaattgacctatggtcaactatatgatatgactagaatagataataacggtatgtttacttatcttatcaactgtcaacatcggtcctgtctgatgtagcaaatacatccgatcttatctactttgctaatgttctggaaagaacataacattgtaatgtgttagtagatcatatcgtagattggcaagtcagtgtaaatcctgtgcactgactaatcttaggactaacttattttgaacatataatcatatttatattccactgtgattacgtcactataaatatgattagctatatgctcgagatttaatagaagtttatattaaacaaataatcatgaaaataaaacatgtgagaaagtGATTGACccagtcaaaaaatgatttctattcttttattgataataaaatgagattacaaagaatttgggttttaattagggcataaaaccccaacaatttctccgtatatttattttccaGATGTACTCGAACTGAGTAGATGACTcaagctaaaattagggtacaacatttgccccgaAGCTCCTGCTCGTGTGTGACGTCATCTTTTCTGACctacatagtaggggcttttattCTTCTGTTACACAAAACTATGCTTGCCCACtgctcgagtactggacacgtggtgtactgcAATTGGCCTCTGTTCGAGttttgaggactgcaataattgtcttgtcacctttttgccacTGTTTTGTCTATTTAACCATGACCGTTGGATCTTGTTCTAACCAAATCGGACGACCCAAATTAATTTAcgcagtttacgtataaatagggtatgCAATTTTCAGGTTTCACcgcctttcatttgaaatttttctatattttctctcttctgTATTTCTGaatccttcttctttctcagatAAACCCAAAAACTGTTCGTTGCACCTAATTACTCAGGAGTCTTACAGGAACTTTCCCTTGCAAAGTCTACTTCTTTCTAttgaagaacatactgtaagtacctcgtcttttggttttgaagaaaTTTTCCTTTTACtggtcttttttttcttttttcttttattgatcAATATTAGGCTATTTCCCAAATGTTTTTAGCGTATAGGCTTCAACTTAGATTCAATAAGTAGGTCATAAAATATCTTTAGTACTACgccattcataaaactgggtaatttctgggtaaagttGGGTAAACCATggaaaatttagaaaatacaCATTCGAGATATATAAtatgaaaagtttttagggttcaaaccaggttgcttaggggtcacgcttcttgggtggtttttcacTAAACCGCCTCCTAAGGAAAGTAGTGGCCTGGCATTCTGACACACGAATCTCTAAATATCaagggtctgttaggaaacctaGGCGTGTAACTTAGGGTAGTGCGTGATATCATGTGATGGGGCCGATCTATAATTTATGTACGCAAGTATATGTAGTCATGTCAAGTAGTTAATTCCGTAAGAATGGATATCGTCCCACAAagactatctcccaagtaccactaattgattttcgaattctgtacgcaagtatacgtagtcgtgtcaagtacTCCTTTTCTGTAGTTGCATAATTcatttgagcatcattcaaggtacgACTTGCATAATAAATCGTTCTAAAGACCTTGTCAACTCTTTGTCCCAACACTGCCCCAACCGCAAAATTACTGGCGTCACACATCAGTTCAAATGGAAAATCCCATTGAGGCGCAACAACTATAGGTGCTGAGATCAATTTCTCCTTAAGTATCCTAAAAGCTTGTTGACGCTTCTCATAAAAATCAAACGTAACCCCATTCATTAACAAAGTGAACAGTGGCTTCGAAACTTTGGAGAAATCTTTgataaacctcctataaaatcccGCATGACCTAAGAAACTCCGTACTCCTTTTACTGAAACCGGTGGTGGCAAATTCTCTATCGTTGAAATTTTTGCCCTATCCACTTCAATGCCTTTCTTAGAAATCTTGTGCCCCAATAAAATTCCCTCATTTACCATAAAGTGgcacttttcccaattaagcaccaaatGCGACTCTTCACACCTCCTCAACACCAGCTCCAAATTATTCAAACACGATTCAAAAGAGGACCCATAAaccgaaaaatcatccataaaaatttcaatccccttctcaaccatgtcagaaaatatTGCCATCATACACCGTTACATAACCCGAATGGCATCCTTCTAAAAGCAAaagtgccataaggacatgtaaacgttgtcttctcttgatcctcCAGTGCAATTACAATATGATGATAGCCTGAGTACTCGTTTAGAAAACAATAGTAGTTATGCCCCACCAACCTATCCAAtgtttgatcaataaaaggcaaaggaaaatgatctttcctAGTTGCCTTGTTTAACTTCCGATAGTCTATACAGACCCTCCAACCCGTCACAGTCCTTGTTGGAATCAGTTCATTACTTTCATTCTTCACCACTGTTATACCACCCTTCTCAGGTACTACTTGTATTGGACTCACCCAcgcactatcagaaatagggtaaatcactccagcatctaaccatttcaaaaTCTCTTTTctcaccacttctttcattgtcGGATTAAGTCTTCGTTGAACATCAATAGTCGGTCTTGCATCATCTTCTTTGAGAATTCTATGCATAACTGTTGATGGGCTAATTCCTCTTATATCAGACAGAGTCCACCCTGTAACAGTTTTATGAGCCCTCAATACCCTCAACaacttctcctcttcttcttccgaAAGAAGTGATGAAACTATAACTGGAAGAGTCTCTTTTTCACCAAGATAAGCATAACGGAGATGGTCTGGTAAAAAGTTCAGATCTAAAACAGGTGGCTTCACAATCGATGGTAATGGTCTTTCCAGTCCCTCACCCAATTCTTCAAATTTCTTATGGCTCCATGGCTCATATGATTTTATCCACTTTAAATAACTCATCGCTTCTTCATTTTCCTCACCATCTACATCATCAACTGTAAGGCTTATTTCAAGAGGATCCTTAATTACTTCTTTTCTTCCTACTACTTCTTCTACCACATCAATTGAGAAACAACTATCACTTGTTTTAGGATATGTCATAGCCTTAAATACATTAAAGACCACTTCTTCCCCTTGAACTCTTAGCTTTAACTCTCCTTTTTGCACATCTATCAATGCTTGCCCAGTTGCTAAAAAGGGTCTCcccaaaataataggaacattttcatcctcctccatatcaagaactataaaatcagctggaaatataaacttatccacctttacCAATACATCTTCTATAATACCTCGTGGATGCTTCACAGATCTATCAGCCAGCTGCAATGTTACGGTGGTTGgcctagcttcccccaaaccaagtctacgGAATACTGACAAAGGCATTAAATTAATACTTGCCCCCAAATCACAAagtgcatgcttacattcaaactcccCAATTGTGCATGGAATAGTAAAACTCCCAGGATCTCGTAACTTGTGAGGGAGTTTCCTTTGCAAAATCGCACTACATTCTTCCGTTAAAGCCACTGTTTCGTAGTCACCCATCTTTCTTTTATTAGAGAGAATATCCTTCATAAACTTTACATAGCTGGGCATCTATTCTAATGCTTTTGCGAACGGTATATTaatatgtagcttcttgaacacctctaaaaactttgcaaactacttatccaaattatgcttgcgaagcctttgtggatatggaattcTAACATGGTGCTCAATACTTACAGGTGGGGTCTCCTCTTCTTTCTTAAGGTCCTCAGTAACCTTTTCATCAATAAACGTATGTTCCTCTTTACCTTGAGTATTTCCCTTctgaccttcttcttcttccaactGATTCTTCTTTGGCCCTTCATACCTcgttccactcctcaaagtaatagCTTGACATTGTTCTTTAGGATTAACCTCTGTAGTGCTAGGCAAATTTCTTTGAGCTCTATTCGACATTAAAGTAGCCAATTTCcctatttgtgtctccaaactTCTTATGGACGCCTTGGTTCAGTCATGAATTGGTTAAGTAAATCAGGTTGAGGTTCAGCTGGTTTCATTGGCATTTGGTGAGGTGGTCTATTTTGTGTAGGTTGATAATAGCCAGGTGGAGGATTTTGGTGTGCATATTGCTGTGGATATGGTGGCCTATTTTGTGCAGGTTGATATTGTGGCTGAGGTGGAGGATAAGGTTGGAGAGTGTTTTGGTTGTTAGACCAGGAAAAATTAGGATGGTTCTTCCAAGCTGGGGTATAGGTCATGGAATTTGGGTTATTAGGTTGTCTCAGAAAATTTCCTATAGCTTgtacttcttccatgggcataTTATTCATATCTATAGCAGGGCATTGGTTTGGTTGATGGTTTGTACCACACACTTCACAAAGGTTTTGAACTTGCATATCTTGAGATgggagtgtagtcttttgtaGTTGCTTTGTCAAGGATGCAACTTGAGCTGTAAGCATGGATATAGCATCCAATTCCATCATTCCAGCCATCTTCTTTGGttgtcccctttcagttggccattggtaattatttatcgccatctcctctaatagctcacatgcctcattagcactcttactCATAAAGGCACCTCTTGATGCGACATCTATAATTGTCCTCGTGGTTCCATTCAAcctattataaaaattatgcaccagcatccacttttctattccatgatgtggaaacttccttaacaactccttaaagcgctcccaagaatcatacagtgactctccatCCAACTGATAAAAGTTATTAATCTCACCCCttaactttgcagcctttgcTGGAGGAAAGAATTTGGCAaggaatttctgagctaactcctcccaAGTAGTGATAGAATTCGCCTGTAAAGATATCAGCCAACTCTTCGCCCTATCCctcagtgaaaatgggaataaccttagtcttatagcatcatcactcaccccgttcatcttgaacgttgcacataactccagaaaattagctatgtgtaaattgggGTCTTCTGTTGGCAGACCTCCAAATTGAACAGTTGTTTGGACCATTTGAAGGATggctggcttaatctcaaaattgttggcagcaatggttggaggtctaatgcatgaatgcactcctgtaacagtaggaagtacataatctcttaatGTTCTTGGTCCTTGCTCCCTAGGAATTTCTGCagccccttgaccattattagcac
It encodes the following:
- the LOC133799985 gene encoding uncharacterized protein LOC133799985, whose protein sequence is MSNRAQRNLPSTTEVNPKEQCQAITLRSGTRYEGPKKNQLEEEEGQKGNTQGKEEHTFIDEKVTEDLKKEEETPPMPSYVKFMKDILSNKRKMGDYETVALTEECSAILQRKLPHKLRDPGSFTIPCTIGEFECKHALCDLGASINLMPLSVFRRLGLGEARPTTVTLQLADRSVKHPRATGQALIDVQKGELKLRVQGEEVVFNVFKAMTYPKTSDSCFSIDVVEEVVGRKEVIKDPLEISLTVDDVDGEENEEAMSYLKWIKSYEPWSHKKFEELGEGLERPLPSIVKPPVLDLNFLPDHLRYAYLGEKETLPVIVSSLLSEEEEEKLLRVLRAHKTVTGWTLSDIRGISPSTVMHRILKEDDARPTIDVQRRLNPTMKEVVRKEILKWLDAGVIYPISDSAWVSPIQVVPEKGGITVVKNESNELIPTRTVTGWRVCIDYRKLNKATRKDHFPLPFIDQTLDRLVGHNYYCFLNEYSGYHHIVIALEDQEKTTFTCPYGTFAFRRMPFGLCNGV
- the LOC133799986 gene encoding uncharacterized protein LOC133799986 gives rise to the protein MAGMMELDAISMLTAQVASLTKQLQKTTLPSQDMQVQNLCEVCGTNHQPNQCPAIDMNNMPMEEVQAIGNFLRQPNNPNSMTYTPAWKNHPNFSWSNNQNTLQPYPPPQPQYQPAQNRPPYPQQYAHQNPPPGYYQPTQNRPPHQMPMKPAEPQPDLLNQFMTEPRRP